A genomic region of Pseudomonas migulae contains the following coding sequences:
- the folD gene encoding bifunctional methylenetetrahydrofolate dehydrogenase/methenyltetrahydrofolate cyclohydrolase FolD — protein sequence MTAQLIDGKSIAASLRQQIAKRVTERRQQGLRTPGLAVILVGSDPASQVYVSHKRKDCEEVGFISQAYDLPSETTQEALTDLIDRLNDDPAIDGVLLQLPLPEHLDASSLLERIRPDKDVDGFHPYNVGRLAQRIPLLRPCTPKGIMTLLESTGADLYGMDAVVVGASNIVGRPMAMELLLAGCTVTVAHRFTKDLAGHVGRADLVVVAAGKPGLVKGEWIKEGAIVIDVGINRQEDGKLVGDVIYETALPRAGWITPVPGGVGPMTRACLLENTLYAAETLHS from the coding sequence ATGACTGCACAACTAATCGACGGCAAATCGATCGCCGCCAGCCTGCGCCAGCAGATCGCCAAACGCGTCACCGAGCGTCGCCAGCAAGGCCTGCGCACACCCGGTCTCGCGGTGATCCTGGTCGGCAGCGATCCTGCCTCTCAGGTTTATGTCTCGCACAAGCGTAAAGACTGTGAAGAGGTCGGCTTCATTTCCCAAGCCTACGACCTGCCTTCCGAAACCACCCAGGAAGCGCTGACCGATCTGATCGATCGCCTGAACGACGACCCGGCAATCGACGGCGTTCTGCTTCAGCTGCCTTTACCTGAACACCTGGATGCTTCCAGCTTGCTGGAACGCATCCGTCCGGACAAAGACGTCGACGGTTTCCATCCTTATAACGTCGGCCGCCTCGCCCAGCGTATTCCGCTGCTGCGCCCGTGCACCCCAAAAGGGATCATGACGCTGCTGGAAAGCACCGGCGCCGATCTTTACGGGATGGACGCTGTGGTTGTCGGCGCGTCCAACATTGTTGGCCGTCCGATGGCGATGGAATTGCTGCTGGCCGGTTGCACCGTGACCGTCGCCCACCGTTTCACCAAGGATCTGGCAGGCCATGTCGGTCGCGCCGACCTGGTGGTGGTCGCCGCCGGCAAGCCGGGCCTGGTCAAGGGTGAGTGGATCAAGGAAGGCGCCATCGTGATCGACGTCGGTATCAACCGTCAGGAAGACGGCAAACTGGTCGGCGACGTCATCTACGAAACCGCCCTGCCCCGCGCTGGCTGGATCACGCCGGTACCAGGTGGCGTGGGCCCGATGACCCGCGCCTGCCTGCTGGAAAACACGCTGTACGCGGCGGAAACACTGCACAGCTGA
- the pbpG gene encoding D-alanyl-D-alanine endopeptidase, with the protein MKIRLSILSLFFAFTGTFITPTVNAADTTAAPRDTKQLKLASGSSLLLDMQTNKVIYASNPDVVVPIASVSKLMTGLVVVEARQNMDEYININISDTPEMKGVFSRVKLKSELPRREMLLIALMSSENRAAASLAHHYPGGYVAFIAAMNAKAKALGMTSTHFVEPTGLSPRNVSTARDLSKLLIAAHKYPILTELSTTKEKTVSFRKPNYSLGFRNTDHLVGKPNWDIKLTKTGFTNEAGHCLVLVTSMGNRQVALVILDAFGKYTHFADASRIRNWVETGKGADVPSVALQYKSDKNLKHRQSGVVEASK; encoded by the coding sequence GTGAAAATCCGTCTTTCCATCCTGAGCCTATTTTTTGCATTTACAGGGACGTTCATCACGCCAACGGTCAATGCCGCCGATACCACCGCGGCACCTCGAGACACGAAACAACTCAAGCTGGCTTCCGGCAGCTCTTTGCTGCTGGATATGCAGACCAATAAAGTCATCTATGCCAGCAACCCTGATGTGGTTGTCCCTATCGCTTCCGTCAGCAAATTGATGACCGGTCTTGTCGTGGTCGAAGCCAGGCAGAATATGGACGAGTACATCAATATCAACATCAGCGACACGCCAGAAATGAAAGGCGTGTTTTCCCGGGTGAAACTCAAAAGCGAATTGCCTCGCAGGGAAATGCTGCTGATCGCCCTGATGTCCTCGGAAAACCGTGCGGCCGCGAGCCTGGCCCACCACTATCCGGGCGGCTATGTCGCATTCATTGCCGCGATGAACGCCAAGGCCAAAGCGTTGGGCATGACCAGCACCCACTTCGTCGAACCGACCGGCCTCTCCCCTCGCAACGTCTCTACCGCCCGCGACCTGAGCAAATTGCTGATCGCCGCGCACAAGTACCCGATCTTGACCGAGCTGAGCACCACCAAGGAAAAAACCGTCTCGTTCCGCAAGCCCAACTACAGCCTGGGTTTCCGCAACACTGACCATTTGGTCGGCAAGCCTAACTGGGACATCAAGCTGACGAAAACCGGCTTCACCAACGAGGCCGGCCATTGTCTGGTGCTGGTGACCAGCATGGGCAATCGACAGGTGGCGCTGGTGATTCTCGACGCCTTCGGCAAATACACGCACTTCGCTGATGCCAGTCGCATTCGCAACTGGGTCGAGACCGGCAAGGGCGCCGACGTTCCGTCCGTTGCCCTGCAATACAAATCGGATAAAAACCTCAAGCACCGTCAAAGCGGTGTGGTTGAAGCCTCGAAGTAA
- a CDS encoding DUF6021 family protein, translating to MTNPTAPTGPHSSEHSSGDELGFDPDSPDLADPQVDPIGPAKAPKDVKPGENTKAPAKPYDPLANLKP from the coding sequence ATGACCAATCCCACAGCACCCACCGGCCCGCACTCGTCTGAGCATTCATCGGGCGACGAGTTGGGTTTTGACCCCGATTCGCCGGACCTCGCCGATCCGCAGGTCGACCCCATCGGACCTGCCAAGGCGCCCAAGGATGTAAAGCCTGGCGAGAATACCAAGGCCCCCGCGAAACCTTACGACCCGCTGGCAAACCTGAAACCCTGA
- a CDS encoding TerC family protein: protein MEYLLELAASPTAWVALATLVVMEIVLGIDNLIFISILTNKLPEQHRQKARRIGIGMALILRLALLSTIAFIVQLTEPVIEILGHAFSWKDMILIAGGLFLLWKATTEIHHSMDPAPEDPKSATSTVTLGFAAAIGQILMLDMVFSIDSIITAVGMTEHLPIMIIAVVVSVLVMLLAADPLARFINDNPTVVMLALGFLIMIGMTLIAEGFGAHVPKGYVYAAMAFSATIEGLNMMSRRAKQKRISAEA, encoded by the coding sequence ATGGAATACCTTTTAGAACTTGCTGCAAGCCCCACCGCCTGGGTCGCCCTGGCTACGCTGGTGGTCATGGAAATCGTGCTCGGCATCGATAACCTGATCTTCATCTCGATCCTGACCAATAAACTGCCGGAACAGCATCGGCAGAAAGCGCGGCGCATCGGTATCGGTATGGCGCTGATCCTGCGACTGGCACTGCTGAGCACTATCGCGTTCATCGTCCAGTTGACCGAGCCTGTGATCGAGATCCTCGGCCACGCGTTCTCCTGGAAAGACATGATCCTGATCGCCGGCGGCCTGTTCCTGTTGTGGAAGGCGACCACCGAGATCCATCACAGCATGGACCCGGCGCCGGAAGATCCGAAGTCGGCGACCTCTACCGTGACCCTCGGCTTTGCCGCTGCGATCGGTCAGATCCTGATGCTGGACATGGTGTTCTCCATCGACAGCATCATTACCGCTGTCGGCATGACCGAGCATTTGCCGATCATGATCATCGCGGTGGTGGTGTCGGTGCTGGTGATGCTGCTCGCGGCTGACCCGTTGGCCAGGTTCATCAACGACAACCCGACGGTGGTGATGCTGGCACTGGGCTTCCTGATCATGATCGGCATGACGCTGATCGCCGAAGGTTTCGGCGCCCACGTACCGAAAGGCTACGTCTATGCGGCCATGGCGTTCTCGGCCACGATCGAGGGCTTGAACATGATGTCCCGGCGGGCGAAGCAGAAGCGCATCAGCGCTGAAGCGTAA
- the nhaR gene encoding transcriptional activator NhaR has protein sequence MLNYRQLHYFWVVAKTGSIVRACEQLNLTPQTISGQISLLEQTYGIELFRRVGRQLELTEAGRQALPYAEQMFQLGGELELMLRAQPNEQQILFRVGVADVVPKSIVYRLIAPTMELSEPLRITCREDKLERLLADLAIQRLDLVISDSPMPSHLDIKGYSQKLGECGISFFATAELTAQYGQDFPRSLHGAPLLIPGPETVVRSRLQRWFAEQQIQPRIVGEFDDSALMQAFGQSGSGIFIGPSVIADEVKRQYGVELIGQTDAVTESFYAISVERKVKHPGIVAITEGARRELFTAM, from the coding sequence ATGCTCAACTATCGACAACTGCATTACTTCTGGGTGGTGGCCAAGACCGGCAGCATCGTCCGTGCCTGTGAACAGTTGAACCTGACGCCGCAGACCATCAGCGGGCAGATCTCCCTGCTCGAACAGACCTACGGTATCGAGTTGTTTCGCCGGGTAGGCCGACAGTTGGAACTCACCGAGGCCGGGCGTCAGGCCCTGCCCTACGCCGAGCAGATGTTTCAGCTCGGCGGTGAACTGGAGTTGATGTTGCGGGCGCAACCCAATGAGCAGCAGATTCTGTTTCGGGTCGGCGTCGCCGACGTCGTGCCCAAATCCATCGTCTATCGCCTGATTGCGCCGACCATGGAATTGAGCGAGCCGCTGCGTATCACCTGTCGCGAGGACAAACTGGAACGCTTGCTCGCCGACCTGGCGATCCAGCGCCTCGACCTGGTGATCTCTGACAGCCCGATGCCGTCGCACCTGGACATCAAGGGCTACAGCCAGAAACTCGGGGAATGCGGGATCAGTTTCTTCGCCACCGCTGAACTGACGGCGCAGTACGGCCAGGATTTCCCGCGCAGCCTGCACGGCGCGCCACTGCTGATTCCGGGGCCGGAAACCGTGGTGCGCAGTCGCTTGCAGCGCTGGTTTGCCGAGCAGCAGATCCAGCCGCGGATCGTCGGCGAGTTCGATGACAGCGCCTTGATGCAGGCGTTTGGTCAATCCGGCAGCGGGATTTTCATCGGCCCGAGCGTAATTGCCGATGAAGTGAAACGCCAATACGGCGTGGAGCTGATTGGCCAGACCGACGCAGTGACCGAGTCGTTCTACGCCATTTCGGTGGAACGCAAGGTCAAGCACCCTGGCATCGTTGCGATTACCGAAGGTGCCCGACGCGAGCTGTTCACCGCGATGTGA
- a CDS encoding MFS transporter yields MLLPILLLSAAGFTVLTTEFVIVGLLPAIARDLEVSIPQAGLLVTLFAFTVAAFGPFLTAYFARFERRKLFISILIMFGLANTLAAFAPNIWVMAAARLIPALGLPVFWALASETAVDIVGPDYAGRAIAKIGFGIVCATVFGIPVGTLISDAFGWRSAFGILAVIAFTKALLLFIYLPKTSLHQHQVSFRSQFKILRSPLMIGHVLLSILVFSGMFTAYTYLADILERLAGFNGTVVGWCLMGFGAVGLIGNSLGGRAVDRHPLIASVTFCAFMIAGMVALVPNIHSPLGLAAAMGIWGVTQAALFLVSHVRLMKAAPEAPAFAASLNIAGANLGIGLGAMIGGRVIDSVGLGGLGFAAAAFILASILLAMALMTFKPREICA; encoded by the coding sequence ATGCTGTTGCCCATCCTTCTGTTGTCTGCCGCCGGATTCACGGTGCTGACCACGGAATTCGTCATCGTCGGCCTGTTGCCGGCCATCGCCCGAGATCTGGAAGTGAGCATCCCGCAAGCGGGTTTGCTGGTGACTCTGTTCGCCTTCACCGTCGCCGCGTTCGGGCCGTTTCTGACCGCGTACTTCGCCCGATTCGAACGACGCAAGCTGTTCATCTCGATATTGATCATGTTCGGTCTGGCCAACACCCTCGCGGCGTTTGCACCGAACATTTGGGTGATGGCCGCTGCGCGGTTGATCCCCGCGCTCGGGCTGCCGGTGTTCTGGGCGCTGGCCAGTGAGACCGCGGTGGACATCGTCGGGCCGGATTACGCCGGACGCGCCATCGCCAAGATCGGTTTCGGCATTGTCTGCGCCACGGTGTTTGGCATTCCGGTGGGCACGCTGATTTCCGATGCATTCGGTTGGCGCAGTGCCTTCGGCATTCTGGCGGTGATCGCGTTTACCAAGGCCTTGCTGCTGTTTATCTACCTGCCGAAAACCAGCCTGCACCAGCATCAGGTGAGTTTTCGTTCGCAGTTCAAGATCCTGCGCAGTCCGCTGATGATTGGGCACGTGTTGCTGTCGATCCTGGTGTTCAGCGGCATGTTTACCGCTTACACCTATCTGGCCGACATCCTTGAGCGGCTGGCCGGTTTCAACGGCACGGTGGTCGGCTGGTGCCTGATGGGCTTCGGTGCGGTCGGGCTGATCGGCAACTCGCTGGGCGGTCGCGCGGTGGATCGCCATCCGCTGATCGCTTCCGTGACGTTCTGCGCCTTCATGATTGCCGGCATGGTGGCGCTGGTGCCGAACATTCATTCGCCGCTGGGGCTGGCGGCGGCGATGGGCATCTGGGGTGTGACGCAGGCGGCACTGTTCCTGGTCAGCCATGTGCGTTTGATGAAGGCCGCGCCCGAGGCACCGGCCTTTGCCGCGTCGCTGAACATTGCCGGCGCCAACCTCGGCATCGGTCTGGGCGCGATGATCGGCGGACGCGTGATCGACAGTGTCGGCCTGGGCGGGCTTGGCTTTGCGGCAGCGGCGTTTATCCTGGCTTCGATTCTGCTGGCCATGGCACTGATGACCTTCAAACCCCGCGAAATCTGCGCCTGA
- the sstT gene encoding serine/threonine transporter SstT: protein MTASSPSLLQRLKRLSLVTQIIIGLLAGIALALVAPEVAKSTAFIGKVFVSALKAVAPILVFVLVMASIANHKHGQETHIRPILFLYLLGTFAAAVVAVVASMMFPSSLVLATHDVAVTAPGGISEVLQSLLLSVVDNPVSALMNANFIGILAWAIGMGVAIRHAGDTTREVLGDLSNGVTLIVRLVIRFAPLGIFGLVASTLATSGFGALIGYAHLLAVLLGCMLFVALVMNPVIVFWKLRRNPYPLVIMCLRESGITAFFTRSSAANIPVNLELSKRLGLHEDTYSVSIPLGATINMAGAAITITVLTLAAVHTLGIAVDIPTAILLSVVAAICACGASGVAGGSLLLIPLACSLFGIPSEIAMQVVAVGFIIGVLQDSAETALNSSTDVLFTAAACLGEEEKAQRLA, encoded by the coding sequence ATGACCGCTTCATCCCCTTCGTTACTGCAACGCTTGAAACGCTTGAGCCTGGTTACGCAAATCATCATCGGCCTGCTCGCCGGGATTGCCCTGGCGCTGGTTGCGCCCGAGGTGGCGAAGTCCACTGCGTTCATCGGCAAAGTGTTCGTCTCGGCGCTGAAAGCTGTCGCGCCGATTCTGGTGTTCGTGCTGGTCATGGCGTCGATCGCCAACCACAAGCACGGCCAGGAAACCCACATCCGGCCGATTCTGTTTCTGTACCTGCTCGGCACGTTTGCCGCCGCAGTGGTCGCGGTCGTGGCCAGCATGATGTTCCCGTCGAGCCTGGTGCTGGCCACTCACGACGTCGCGGTGACGGCGCCGGGCGGTATCAGTGAAGTGCTGCAAAGTCTGCTGTTGAGCGTGGTGGATAACCCGGTCAGCGCGCTGATGAATGCCAATTTCATCGGCATTCTGGCGTGGGCCATCGGCATGGGCGTCGCCATTCGCCACGCCGGTGACACTACCCGTGAAGTCCTCGGCGATTTGTCCAACGGCGTGACCCTGATCGTGCGTCTGGTGATCCGTTTTGCACCACTGGGGATTTTCGGCCTGGTGGCATCGACCCTCGCCACTTCCGGTTTCGGTGCCTTGATCGGTTATGCACATCTGCTGGCGGTGTTGCTGGGCTGCATGCTGTTTGTGGCGCTGGTGATGAACCCGGTGATCGTGTTCTGGAAGCTGCGTCGTAACCCGTATCCACTGGTGATCATGTGCTTGCGTGAGAGCGGCATCACAGCGTTTTTCACCCGCAGCTCGGCGGCGAACATTCCGGTCAATCTGGAACTGAGCAAGCGTCTGGGTCTGCATGAGGACACTTACTCGGTTTCGATTCCGTTGGGTGCGACGATCAACATGGCGGGGGCTGCGATTACCATCACGGTGCTGACCCTGGCGGCTGTGCATACGCTGGGGATTGCGGTGGATATTCCGACTGCCATTCTGTTGAGTGTCGTTGCGGCGATCTGCGCCTGCGGTGCGTCGGGTGTGGCGGGGGGGTCGTTGTTGTTGATTCCACTGGCGTGCAGCTTGTTCGGTATTCCGAGTGAGATCGCCATGCAGGTGGTGGCAGTCGGGTTCATCATCGGGGTGTTGCAGGATTCGGCTGAGACGGCGTTGAATTCTTCTACTGATGTGTTGTTTACGGCGGCGGCTTGTTTGGGTGAGGAGGAGAAGGCTCAGCGTTTGGCGTGA
- a CDS encoding DUF1993 domain-containing protein, with translation MTISLYDASVPVFKQMLTALSDVLNKAEAHATAKNIDPNAFLQARLYPDMFPLVRQVQIAVDFAKGVSSRLAEIEVPKYEDTETTFAELQALLTKVLAYIGEIKPEQINGKEGIEIVTRPGTPKEKRFSGQAYLLSYGLPQFFFHVTTAYALLRHNGVEVGKRDYMGAF, from the coding sequence ATGACCATTTCCCTGTATGACGCTTCCGTTCCGGTTTTCAAACAAATGCTCACCGCCCTGAGCGACGTTCTGAACAAGGCCGAAGCCCACGCCACTGCCAAGAACATTGACCCGAACGCTTTCCTGCAAGCCCGTCTGTACCCGGACATGTTCCCGCTGGTGCGTCAGGTGCAGATCGCCGTGGATTTCGCCAAGGGTGTTTCTTCGCGTCTGGCCGAGATCGAAGTGCCGAAGTACGAGGACACTGAAACCACGTTTGCCGAGCTGCAAGCGCTGCTGACCAAGGTTCTGGCTTACATCGGCGAGATCAAGCCTGAGCAGATCAATGGCAAGGAAGGCATCGAGATCGTTACTCGTCCGGGCACGCCGAAAGAGAAGCGCTTCAGTGGCCAGGCTTACTTGCTGAGCTATGGCTTGCCGCAGTTCTTCTTCCACGTCACTACTGCTTATGCACTGCTGCGCCACAACGGCGTGGAAGTGGGCAAGCGCGATTACATGGGCGCGTTCTAA
- a CDS encoding YceH family protein: MSTEQETTFDEPRLNSTEIRILGSLIEKQATSPETYPLTLNALVIACNQKTSREPVMNLTQGQVGQSLRALEGRGFTKLVMGSRADRWEHKVDKALELVPAQVILTGLLFLRGPQTVNELLTRSGRMHEFEDAEQVVHQLERLIARGLALLIPRQAGQREDRYMHALGDPADIEAILAARQNPVERGAGSGVSLERIEELEARIAALEERLARLE, encoded by the coding sequence ATGAGCACTGAGCAAGAGACCACCTTCGACGAGCCACGCCTCAACAGCACGGAAATCCGCATTCTCGGTTCGCTGATCGAGAAACAGGCCACCAGCCCGGAAACCTATCCGTTGACCCTCAACGCGCTGGTGATTGCCTGCAACCAGAAAACCAGCCGCGAACCGGTGATGAACCTCACCCAGGGCCAGGTCGGCCAGAGCCTGCGCGCCCTTGAAGGTCGCGGGTTTACCAAACTGGTGATGGGCAGCCGCGCCGACCGCTGGGAGCACAAGGTCGACAAGGCCCTGGAGCTGGTGCCAGCGCAGGTGATTCTGACGGGGCTGTTGTTTCTGCGAGGTCCGCAGACGGTCAATGAACTGCTGACCCGCAGCGGCCGCATGCATGAGTTCGAAGACGCCGAACAGGTGGTGCATCAGCTTGAACGATTGATTGCTCGCGGCCTGGCGTTGCTGATTCCGCGTCAGGCCGGACAGCGCGAAGACCGCTACATGCATGCGCTGGGCGATCCGGCGGATATCGAAGCGATCCTCGCGGCACGGCAGAATCCGGTGGAGCGCGGCGCCGGCAGCGGTGTGTCGTTAGAACGCATCGAAGAACTGGAAGCGCGCATTGCCGCACTGGAAGAGCGACTGGCACGCCTCGAATAA
- a CDS encoding cupin domain-containing protein: MHPAILNLNQVELEPLPEALAPTGETASRYQQRMARVGQQLGAQKLGYRLYVLEPGMRGSPFHSHRVNEEMFYVVAGEGEIRLGAERFPIRAGDVIACPPGGQEAAHQIINTSAGELRYLAVSTQQSPEICEYPDSGKYAVMDDFKVDAEGNASDFVAIARPSDGVDYWDGE, encoded by the coding sequence ATGCATCCCGCCATCCTCAACCTCAATCAGGTCGAACTCGAACCGCTGCCCGAAGCCCTGGCGCCCACCGGCGAGACGGCCAGCCGTTATCAACAGCGGATGGCCCGCGTCGGTCAACAACTGGGTGCGCAGAAGCTTGGCTATCGCTTGTACGTGCTGGAGCCCGGCATGCGTGGCAGTCCGTTTCACAGCCATCGGGTCAATGAAGAGATGTTTTACGTGGTGGCCGGCGAAGGGGAGATCCGTCTCGGGGCTGAGCGTTTTCCCATTCGTGCGGGTGACGTGATCGCTTGCCCGCCAGGCGGTCAGGAAGCGGCTCACCAGATCATCAACACCAGCGCCGGTGAACTGCGCTACCTGGCGGTCAGCACCCAGCAATCGCCGGAGATTTGCGAGTACCCGGATTCCGGCAAATACGCGGTGATGGATGACTTCAAGGTCGATGCCGAGGGCAATGCCTCGGATTTCGTCGCCATTGCCCGGCCGTCTGACGGGGTGGATTACTGGGACGGTGAGTAA
- a CDS encoding shikimate 5-dehydrogenase, with protein MQMNPNKDTQLCMSLSGRPGNFGLRFHNHLYEQLGLNFYYKAFRSQDLTGAVAGIRALGIRGCGVSMPFKEASIALVDELDASAAAIQSINTIVNTDGHLKAYNTDYIAIAQLLETHQVPKESTFALRGSGGMAKAVASALRDGGYKNGLIVARNERAGRALAESLDYEWQVELGTRRPQMLINVTPIGMTGGPEADQLAFDAEVIAAAETVFDVVAIPSETPLIVRGRAKGKRVITGLEVIAIQALEQFVLYTGVRPTDEQFQKAVEFARS; from the coding sequence ATGCAGATGAACCCCAACAAAGACACTCAGCTGTGCATGTCCCTGTCGGGGCGCCCGGGGAACTTTGGCCTGCGATTTCACAATCATCTGTACGAACAGTTGGGGTTGAATTTCTACTACAAGGCCTTTCGCAGCCAGGACCTGACCGGCGCCGTTGCCGGTATTCGCGCCTTGGGCATACGCGGCTGTGGCGTATCGATGCCGTTCAAGGAAGCGAGCATTGCGCTGGTCGATGAACTGGACGCGTCCGCCGCCGCCATTCAATCGATCAACACCATCGTCAACACCGACGGCCACCTCAAGGCGTACAACACCGATTACATCGCCATCGCGCAGTTGCTGGAAACCCATCAGGTGCCCAAGGAGTCGACCTTCGCCCTGCGCGGCAGCGGCGGCATGGCCAAGGCGGTGGCCAGTGCCTTGCGCGATGGCGGGTACAAAAACGGTCTGATCGTTGCCCGTAACGAACGTGCCGGGCGTGCCCTGGCGGAGTCTCTGGACTATGAGTGGCAAGTCGAGCTGGGCACCCGCCGCCCGCAGATGCTGATCAACGTGACGCCGATCGGTATGACGGGCGGGCCTGAGGCTGATCAACTGGCATTTGATGCCGAGGTTATTGCGGCTGCAGAGACTGTCTTCGATGTGGTGGCGATCCCCTCGGAAACACCGCTGATCGTGCGCGGTCGTGCCAAAGGCAAGCGGGTGATCACCGGACTGGAAGTGATTGCGATCCAAGCGCTGGAGCAGTTCGTGTTGTACACCGGCGTGCGGCCGACGGATGAGCAGTTCCAGAAAGCGGTGGAGTTTGCCCGGAGCTGA
- a CDS encoding AI-2E family transporter produces MNEETVQNKSLVILLGLVTAAFIWILLPFYGAVFWAVILGILFAPLQRRLQLKFGWQRNLTSLLTLSICLIIAILPVIILSILLVQEGAAVYKSIESGELDIAGYVTHFKHSLPPYFQNLLDRAGVGELDGLREKIIKSAVSGNEFVATQVFSFGQGTFEFVVGFFIMLYLLFFFLRDGAELARKVRAAVPLEEHQKRRLQLKFNRVVRATVKGNLLVAITQGALGGLIFWFLDIPSALLWAVLMAFLSLLPAVGAGIVWAPVAAFFLFTGAIWQGVVLGLFGVFVIGLVDNVLRPILVGKDTKMPDYLILISTLGGLAIFGLNGFVIGPLIAALFMSSWAIFIETKPRVQLP; encoded by the coding sequence ATGAACGAAGAGACGGTACAAAACAAATCACTGGTGATTCTGCTTGGGCTGGTGACCGCAGCGTTTATCTGGATTTTGCTGCCGTTCTACGGCGCGGTGTTCTGGGCGGTGATCCTCGGCATCCTCTTCGCACCGCTGCAGCGTCGCCTGCAACTGAAGTTCGGCTGGCAACGCAACCTGACGTCGCTGCTCACCCTGAGCATCTGCCTGATCATCGCCATTCTGCCGGTGATCATCCTCAGTATCCTGCTGGTCCAGGAGGGGGCCGCGGTGTACAAGAGCATCGAAAGCGGCGAACTGGATATCGCGGGGTACGTGACGCATTTCAAGCACAGCCTGCCGCCGTACTTTCAGAACTTGCTCGATCGGGCCGGGGTCGGTGAGCTGGACGGGCTGCGGGAGAAAATCATCAAGAGTGCGGTATCGGGCAACGAGTTTGTCGCCACCCAGGTATTCAGTTTCGGGCAGGGAACGTTTGAATTTGTGGTCGGGTTTTTCATCATGCTCTACCTGCTGTTCTTCTTTTTGCGCGACGGTGCAGAGCTTGCGCGCAAGGTTCGCGCTGCCGTGCCGCTGGAGGAACACCAGAAACGCCGCTTGCAGCTCAAGTTCAACCGGGTGGTGCGCGCCACGGTGAAAGGCAACCTGCTGGTGGCCATTACGCAGGGCGCCCTCGGTGGTCTGATTTTCTGGTTTCTCGACATCCCGAGCGCGTTGCTCTGGGCGGTGTTGATGGCGTTTCTGTCGCTGTTGCCAGCGGTGGGCGCGGGGATTGTCTGGGCACCGGTGGCAGCGTTTTTCCTGTTTACCGGAGCGATCTGGCAGGGTGTGGTGCTGGGGCTGTTCGGCGTGTTCGTGATCGGCCTGGTGGACAACGTGCTGCGACCGATCCTGGTGGGCAAGGACACCAAGATGCCGGACTATCTGATCCTCATCTCGACCTTGGGCGGCCTGGCGATTTTCGGGCTCAACGGCTTTGTCATCGGACCTTTGATCGCGGCGCTGTTCATGTCGAGCTGGGCGATTTTCATCGAAACCAAACCCCGGGTGCAGCTGCCTTAA